The Oceanimonas doudoroffii genome includes a region encoding these proteins:
- a CDS encoding GspH/FimT family pseudopilin: protein MIGIQRGLTLIELLIGLVVMTLLTTLAVPGFQSLREQFTVRSAGMAIYADLQQARSEAIKRNREVTVCFTNSGAANWSYSLHDSDDCTGDIIETVSSQHYPYMVLTASYSPSLLTFGPRRNSLSSGNVQLSNGNYMMELKTSNTGRIRTCSADDLLGVPSC, encoded by the coding sequence ATGATCGGAATACAGCGCGGCCTGACCTTGATTGAACTGCTGATTGGTCTGGTGGTGATGACGCTGCTGACTACCCTGGCCGTGCCTGGCTTTCAGAGCTTGCGTGAGCAATTCACGGTACGCAGTGCTGGCATGGCGATATATGCCGACCTGCAACAGGCCCGCAGTGAAGCCATCAAGCGCAACCGGGAAGTAACGGTGTGCTTCACCAACTCGGGCGCTGCAAACTGGAGCTATTCACTACACGACTCCGATGATTGTACCGGTGATATCATTGAGACTGTGAGCAGTCAGCATTATCCGTATATGGTGCTTACCGCGTCCTATTCTCCCAGCCTCCTCACGTTTGGTCCGAGGCGAAACAGTCTCTCCAGCGGTAATGTGCAGCTTTCTAATGGTAACTATATGATGGAGCTTAAAACCTCCAATACCGGCCGTATCAGGACCTGCTCTGCCGATGATTTGCTAGGAGTCCCATCATGTTAG
- the fkpB gene encoding FKBP-type peptidyl-prolyl cis-trans isomerase: MSNIIGPNSTVLFHFTIKLEDGSVADSTQVHGKPARLQMGDGSLTDNFEACLLGLESGAQKVFELTPDDAFGPINPDNIHYMDRSRFGADLELEEGAILSFTQPNGAEIPGIIRGVAGDSVTVDFNHPLAGQNVTFEVEILAVDDENGA, encoded by the coding sequence ATGAGCAATATCATCGGTCCCAACAGCACGGTTCTGTTTCATTTCACCATCAAGCTGGAAGACGGCTCGGTGGCCGACAGCACTCAGGTACACGGCAAGCCTGCCAGGCTGCAGATGGGTGATGGCAGCCTGACCGACAACTTCGAGGCCTGCCTGCTGGGTCTGGAAAGCGGCGCACAGAAGGTGTTTGAGCTGACCCCGGACGATGCCTTTGGTCCGATCAACCCGGACAATATTCACTATATGGATCGCAGCCGTTTTGGTGCCGATCTGGAGCTGGAAGAAGGCGCCATACTGTCCTTTACCCAGCCCAACGGCGCCGAAATCCCCGGCATTATTCGCGGTGTGGCCGGCGACTCGGTGACCGTGGACTTTAACCATCCCCTGGCCGGCCAGAACGTCACCTTTGAGGTGGAAATCCTGGCCGTCGACGACGAAAACGGAGCCTGA
- the lspA gene encoding signal peptidase II, with protein MRAVLNTGLRWWWLALVAIGLDQLSKWLTVAYLDYGYPGVEIAPFFNLVHVYNPGAAFSFLADQGGWQRWFFAALAVAVTVLLSVWMYKAPRTARWLPVAYALIIGGAIGNVIDRILLGHVVDFLDFYVGNWHWPAFNLADSFIFVGAAMIIIDSFKKDSPQ; from the coding sequence ATGCGGGCCGTGCTGAATACCGGCCTGCGCTGGTGGTGGCTGGCGCTGGTGGCCATTGGCCTGGATCAGCTGAGCAAATGGCTGACCGTGGCCTACCTGGACTACGGCTACCCGGGGGTGGAGATCGCCCCCTTCTTTAACCTGGTGCACGTCTACAATCCGGGGGCAGCGTTCAGCTTTCTGGCCGATCAGGGAGGCTGGCAACGCTGGTTTTTCGCCGCCCTGGCGGTTGCCGTGACCGTGCTGCTCAGTGTGTGGATGTACAAGGCGCCGCGCACCGCGCGCTGGTTGCCGGTGGCTTATGCGCTGATCATCGGCGGGGCCATCGGCAACGTGATTGACCGAATCTTGCTGGGCCATGTGGTCGATTTTCTCGACTTCTACGTGGGCAACTGGCACTGGCCGGCGTTCAACCTGGCCGACAGCTTCATTTTCGTCGGCGCCGCCATGATCATCATCGACAGCTTTAAAAAGGACAGCCCCCAATGA
- the murJ gene encoding murein biosynthesis integral membrane protein MurJ, with product MSKALLRSGMIVSAMTLVSRVLGLVRDVVIANLMGAGASADVFFFANRIPNFLRRLFAEGAFNQAFVPVMTEYKQTRSFKDTQDLLAAVSGTLGLIVTVVTLVGILGSGVVTALFGAGWFMEWLQGGPEAQKFELASLLLKITFPYLWFISFTAMAGAILNTFDKFAVSSFTPVFLNVCIILAAWWLSPRLAQPEIGLAVGVFAGGLVQFLFQFPFLARLKLLVRPRWAWHHPGVVKIRTLMLPALFGVSVSQVNLLFDTMLASFLATGSISYLYYSDRLLEFPLGLFGIAIATVILPALSSRHVDDARDGFAATMDWGVRMVLLMGFPAMLGLIVLSEPMLRVLFMRGEFGMEEVAAAGKSLVAYGLGLQAFMLIKVLAPGYYARQDTRTPVRFGIIAMVANMVFNALLIFPLGYVGLALATALSGVLNAGLLGWGLHRRSVYSPSRTTLIFMLQVALAGAGMAALLGWLSPSLKVWAAWSLAQSSLHLLGYIGAGALCYGALLLLLGARPRHFRVVE from the coding sequence TTGAGCAAGGCGCTGTTGCGGTCGGGCATGATAGTCTCGGCCATGACCCTGGTTTCCCGCGTGCTGGGGCTGGTCCGGGACGTGGTGATCGCCAATCTGATGGGGGCGGGAGCTTCGGCCGACGTGTTCTTTTTCGCCAATCGCATTCCCAACTTTCTGCGCCGGCTGTTTGCCGAAGGGGCCTTTAACCAGGCCTTTGTGCCGGTGATGACCGAATACAAGCAGACCCGCAGTTTCAAGGACACACAGGATCTGCTGGCGGCGGTGTCGGGCACCCTTGGCCTGATTGTGACGGTCGTGACCCTGGTGGGCATACTGGGTTCGGGGGTGGTGACCGCCCTGTTTGGCGCCGGCTGGTTTATGGAATGGCTGCAGGGCGGCCCCGAGGCCCAGAAGTTCGAGCTGGCGTCCCTGCTGCTCAAGATCACCTTTCCCTACCTGTGGTTTATCAGCTTTACCGCCATGGCCGGGGCCATTCTCAACACCTTTGACAAGTTTGCGGTATCGTCCTTTACCCCGGTTTTTCTCAACGTGTGCATCATTCTCGCCGCCTGGTGGCTGTCGCCCCGGCTGGCCCAGCCGGAAATCGGCCTGGCGGTGGGCGTGTTTGCCGGCGGTCTGGTGCAGTTTCTGTTTCAGTTTCCGTTTCTGGCCAGACTCAAGCTGCTGGTGCGCCCGCGCTGGGCCTGGCACCACCCCGGGGTGGTGAAAATCCGCACCCTGATGCTGCCGGCGCTGTTCGGGGTATCGGTGAGTCAGGTCAACCTGCTGTTCGACACCATGCTGGCGTCCTTTCTCGCCACCGGCTCCATCAGCTATCTCTATTACTCGGATCGGCTGCTGGAGTTTCCCCTCGGGCTGTTTGGCATCGCCATCGCCACCGTGATCTTGCCGGCGCTGTCGAGCCGCCATGTGGACGACGCCAGAGACGGCTTTGCCGCCACCATGGACTGGGGTGTGCGCATGGTGTTGCTGATGGGGTTTCCCGCCATGCTGGGGTTGATCGTGCTGAGCGAACCCATGCTGCGGGTGCTGTTTATGCGCGGCGAGTTCGGCATGGAGGAAGTGGCCGCGGCGGGCAAAAGCCTGGTGGCCTATGGCCTGGGACTACAGGCCTTTATGCTGATCAAGGTGCTGGCGCCGGGTTATTACGCCCGCCAGGACACCCGCACTCCGGTGCGCTTTGGCATTATTGCCATGGTCGCCAACATGGTGTTCAACGCCCTGCTGATCTTTCCGCTGGGTTATGTGGGCCTGGCGCTGGCCACGGCCCTGTCGGGGGTGCTCAACGCCGGCCTGCTGGGCTGGGGGCTGCACAGGCGCTCGGTATACAGCCCAAGTCGCACCACCCTGATCTTTATGCTGCAGGTGGCGCTGGCCGGGGCCGGCATGGCGGCGCTGCTGGGGTGGCTGTCGCCGTCGCTGAAAGTCTGGGCGGCCTGGAGCCTGGCGCAAAGCAGTCTGCATCTGCTCGGCTATATCGGCGCCGGCGCCCTCTGTTATGGCGCCCTGCTGCTGCTGCTGGGGGCCCGGCCCCGGCACTTTCGGGTGGTTGAGTAA
- the rpsT gene encoding 30S ribosomal protein S20, giving the protein MANIKSAKKRAIQAEKRRKHNASRRSMVRTYVKKVIAAIATGDKANAQKAFDAAQPMLDRMATKGLIHKNKAARHKSRLNAQIKAL; this is encoded by the coding sequence TTGGCTAACATCAAGTCTGCTAAGAAACGCGCGATTCAGGCTGAGAAGCGTCGCAAGCACAACGCCAGCCGTCGTTCTATGGTTCGCACTTACGTGAAAAAAGTAATTGCTGCCATCGCCACCGGTGACAAAGCCAACGCTCAGAAAGCGTTTGACGCTGCCCAGCCGATGCTGGATCGCATGGCCACCAAAGGCCTGATCCACAAAAACAAGGCCGCTCGTCACAAGAGCCGTCTGAACGCTCAGATCAAAGCCCTGTAA
- the ispH gene encoding 4-hydroxy-3-methylbut-2-enyl diphosphate reductase, giving the protein MDILLANPRGFCAGVDRAISIVQSALEKFGAPIYVRHEVVHNRYVVNKLKDAGAIFVDELDQVPDDNIVIFSAHGVSKAVREEAKRRGLKVFDATCPLVTKVHMEVHRASRKGIETILIGHAGHPEVEGTMGQYESMDGGMYLVENPDDVAALQVKHPDNLTFVTQTTLSVDETSDVIDALRARFPTIEGPRKDDICYATQNRQDAVRELAAKVDLMLVVGSRNSSNSNRLRELAEKIGTQAHLIDCVEMIEPTWLENVARIGVTAGASAPEVLVQEVISHLQSLGGKAVTEHPGREENIVFEVPAELKVKQVS; this is encoded by the coding sequence ATGGACATCCTGCTCGCCAATCCCCGCGGCTTCTGTGCCGGTGTGGACAGGGCCATCAGCATAGTGCAGAGCGCCCTGGAAAAATTCGGTGCCCCCATCTACGTACGTCACGAGGTGGTGCACAACCGCTACGTGGTCAACAAGCTCAAGGATGCGGGCGCCATTTTTGTGGACGAGCTGGATCAGGTGCCCGACGACAACATCGTCATCTTCTCTGCCCACGGCGTGTCCAAGGCGGTGCGGGAAGAGGCCAAACGGCGCGGCCTCAAGGTGTTTGACGCCACCTGCCCGCTGGTCACCAAGGTGCATATGGAAGTGCACCGGGCCAGCCGCAAGGGCATAGAGACCATTCTTATCGGTCATGCCGGCCATCCCGAGGTGGAAGGCACCATGGGTCAGTATGAGAGCATGGATGGCGGCATGTATCTGGTGGAAAACCCGGATGATGTGGCGGCCCTGCAGGTCAAGCACCCCGACAACCTCACCTTTGTCACCCAGACCACCCTGAGCGTGGATGAAACCTCGGACGTGATCGACGCCCTGCGAGCGCGCTTTCCCACCATTGAAGGGCCGCGCAAGGACGACATCTGCTACGCCACCCAGAACCGCCAGGACGCAGTGCGGGAACTGGCCGCCAAGGTGGATCTGATGCTGGTGGTGGGATCGCGCAACTCGTCCAACTCCAATCGCTTGCGGGAGCTGGCCGAAAAGATCGGCACCCAGGCACACCTGATTGACTGTGTCGAGATGATCGAGCCGACCTGGCTTGAGAACGTCGCCCGCATCGGCGTCACCGCCGGTGCCTCGGCCCCGGAAGTGCTGGTGCAGGAGGTGATCTCCCACCTGCAGTCCTTGGGCGGCAAGGCCGTGACCGAGCATCCGGGCCGGGAAGAAAACATCGTGTTTGAGGTACCCGCCGAGCTCAAGGTGAAGCAGGTATCCTGA
- a CDS encoding type IV pilin protein — protein MSLDKDAPMPKYQGFTLIELLITVAVLAIITAVAYPSYSAYMQKTRRIEAIQTLYKMQLAQEDWRISHPSYTSTAVNLISTPSTDYYTFGATVSGSDYTLSATAKGDQQNDKQGSATCTSLTLTRDGSKAPASCWQ, from the coding sequence ATGAGTTTAGACAAGGATGCACCCATGCCCAAATACCAGGGATTTACACTGATTGAACTGTTGATCACAGTGGCCGTGCTGGCCATTATCACCGCCGTGGCCTATCCTTCCTATTCTGCCTACATGCAAAAAACCCGGCGTATCGAAGCCATACAAACCCTGTATAAAATGCAACTGGCCCAGGAAGACTGGCGAATTTCCCACCCCTCCTACACCAGTACGGCAGTGAATCTAATCAGTACTCCCAGCACCGACTACTATACCTTCGGGGCCACCGTCTCCGGCAGCGACTATACCCTTTCCGCCACTGCCAAAGGCGACCAGCAAAATGACAAACAAGGATCAGCCACCTGCACTTCACTAACGCTGACCAGAGACGGCAGCAAGGCTCCGGCCAGCTGCTGGCAATAA
- the nhaR gene encoding transcriptional activator NhaR codes for MSHLNYNHLYYFWMTQKKGSVTKAAEALYLTPQTVTGQIRQLEERLGGKLFKRKGRQLEASELGQLVFQYADRMFSLSYEMLDIVNYRKEDHLVFEVGIADALSKRLASRVLLSVIPNDGSIHLRCYESTHEMLLEQLSQHKLDMILSDCPVDSAQHAGLLSKKLGECDMGFYCREPLPVKPFPACLEERKLLIPGRRTAMGRQLRHWLEVQGLKPQILGEFDDAALMKAFGFFNQGIFVAPAIYRDAILQYQPVIEIGRAPELKEEYYVIFAERMIQHPAVKRLCESDFSSLFSGLDDFSAVTPPATFDDEFS; via the coding sequence TTGTCACACCTGAACTACAACCATCTCTATTATTTCTGGATGACCCAGAAAAAGGGCTCGGTCACCAAGGCCGCCGAGGCCCTGTACCTGACCCCCCAGACCGTGACCGGACAGATCCGCCAGCTGGAAGAGCGTCTGGGCGGCAAGCTGTTCAAGCGCAAGGGCCGCCAGCTGGAAGCCAGTGAGCTGGGACAGCTGGTGTTTCAGTATGCGGACCGCATGTTCAGCCTGTCTTACGAGATGCTGGATATCGTCAACTACCGCAAGGAAGATCACCTGGTGTTTGAGGTGGGCATTGCCGACGCGCTGTCAAAGCGGTTGGCGAGCCGAGTGTTGTTGTCGGTGATCCCCAACGACGGCTCCATCCACCTGCGCTGCTACGAGTCGACCCACGAAATGCTGCTGGAGCAGCTCAGCCAGCACAAGCTCGACATGATACTGTCCGATTGCCCGGTGGACTCGGCCCAGCACGCGGGCCTGTTGTCGAAAAAGCTGGGGGAGTGTGACATGGGCTTCTACTGCCGCGAACCGCTGCCGGTCAAACCCTTTCCCGCCTGCCTGGAAGAACGCAAGTTGCTGATCCCGGGCCGGCGCACCGCCATGGGCCGCCAGCTGCGTCACTGGCTGGAGGTGCAGGGGCTGAAACCCCAGATCCTGGGAGAGTTCGACGATGCCGCCCTGATGAAGGCCTTTGGCTTTTTTAACCAGGGAATCTTTGTGGCCCCTGCCATTTACCGGGACGCCATACTGCAGTATCAGCCGGTGATTGAAATCGGCCGCGCCCCCGAGCTGAAAGAGGAATATTACGTGATCTTCGCCGAGCGCATGATCCAGCATCCGGCGGTGAAACGCTTGTGCGAGAGTGACTTCAGCTCGCTGTTCTCCGGCCTCGACGACTTTTCTGCGGTGACGCCACCCGCGACCTTTGACGATGAATTCAGCTGA
- a CDS encoding ArsR/SmtB family transcription factor produces the protein MNIEGMEANAARAVKLLKALANERRLFILCHLLDQELSVGEMNRFLGLSQSALSQHLAILRNDGLVSTRKEAQTVYYSLKSDEVREMIALLHRLYCR, from the coding sequence ATGAACATCGAAGGAATGGAGGCCAACGCCGCCCGGGCGGTCAAGCTGCTCAAGGCGCTGGCCAATGAACGCCGGCTGTTTATTCTGTGCCACCTGCTCGACCAGGAGCTGTCGGTGGGGGAGATGAACCGGTTTCTGGGGCTGAGCCAGTCGGCCCTGTCTCAGCACCTGGCGATTTTGCGCAACGACGGGCTGGTGAGCACCCGTAAAGAAGCCCAGACCGTGTATTACTCGCTTAAAAGTGATGAAGTGCGGGAGATGATCGCCCTGCTGCACCGGCTGTACTGCCGGTGA
- the ileS gene encoding isoleucine--tRNA ligase: MSDYKHTLNLPETEFPMRGNLAQREPGMLQRWIDEDLYGAVRRAKAGKKPFILHDGPPYANGNIHIGHSVNKILKDIIVKSKGLLGYDSPYIPGWDCHGLPIELKVEGKVGKPGVKVSAAEFREACRAYAKEQVEGQKADFIRLGVLGDWDNPYLTMNFDTEANIIRALGKIIDKGHLHKGSKPVHWCTDCGSALAEAEVEYEDKRSPAIDVRFQAVDEAAVAASFDCAEGHTGKGPLSVVIWTTTPWTLPANRAVALHAELNYALVQVEGDNPERLILAADLVKDVMDRAGITQYHNLGYCQGAGLELKRFQHPFYDFDVPAILGDHVTTDSGTGAVHTAPGHGQEDFAVGQHYGLEVANPVGGNGVYLPDTELFAGQHVFKANDAVVEVLKERGALLHHEAYTHSYPHCWRHKTPIIFRATPQWFISMDQAGLRGQALSEIQQVQWVPEWGQNRIESMVENRPDWCISRQRTWGVPIALFVHKDTQELHPRATELMEEVAKRVEQAGIQAWWDLDPAELLGEEADQYDKVLDTLDVWFDSGSTHASVVDVRPEFQGHPADMYLEGSDQHRGWFMSSLMISTAMKGHAPYRQVLTHGFTVDGQGRKMSKSIGNVVSPQEVMNKLGADILRLWVASTDYSGEMTVSDEILKRSADAYRRIRNTARFLLANLSGFNPESDMVAPEDMVVIDRWAVGRAQAIQQEITQAYDEYNFHQVTQKLMQFCSIEMGSFYLDVIKDRQYTAKADSQARRSCQTALYHIAEALVRWMAPIMSFTADEIWALLPGQRERFVFTEEFYDGLFGLAEGEQLSDAYWAELLRVRQAVNKALESARSNKVIGGALEADITLYADDALAGKLAQLGDELRFVMLTSKVTIAPLSDAADAADTELAGLKVGVARSEAEKCGRCWHHVDDVGTIEGHDGICGRCVSNVAGDGEVRRFA; encoded by the coding sequence ATGAGCGACTATAAACACACCCTGAATTTGCCCGAAACGGAGTTTCCCATGCGCGGTAACCTGGCCCAACGCGAGCCGGGCATGCTGCAGCGCTGGATTGATGAAGATCTCTACGGCGCCGTGCGTCGCGCCAAGGCCGGCAAGAAGCCCTTTATTCTTCACGACGGTCCTCCGTACGCCAACGGCAACATTCACATTGGTCACTCGGTCAACAAGATCCTGAAAGACATCATCGTCAAATCCAAGGGCCTGTTGGGTTACGATTCCCCCTACATTCCCGGCTGGGACTGCCATGGCCTGCCCATTGAACTCAAGGTGGAAGGCAAGGTTGGCAAGCCCGGCGTCAAGGTGTCCGCCGCCGAGTTCCGCGAGGCCTGTCGTGCCTACGCCAAGGAGCAGGTGGAAGGCCAGAAGGCCGACTTTATTCGCCTGGGCGTGCTCGGCGACTGGGATAACCCCTACCTGACCATGAACTTCGACACCGAGGCCAACATCATTCGTGCCCTCGGCAAGATCATCGACAAGGGCCACCTGCACAAGGGCTCCAAGCCGGTGCACTGGTGTACCGACTGTGGCTCGGCGCTGGCCGAGGCCGAAGTCGAGTACGAAGACAAGCGTTCGCCGGCCATCGATGTGCGCTTTCAGGCCGTTGACGAGGCCGCCGTAGCCGCCAGTTTTGACTGTGCCGAGGGCCATACCGGCAAGGGCCCGCTGTCCGTGGTGATCTGGACCACTACCCCCTGGACTCTTCCCGCCAACCGGGCGGTGGCGTTGCACGCCGAGCTTAACTATGCCCTGGTGCAGGTGGAAGGCGACAACCCCGAGCGCCTGATCCTGGCCGCGGATCTGGTCAAGGACGTCATGGATCGTGCCGGCATCACCCAGTACCACAACCTGGGTTATTGCCAGGGTGCAGGCCTTGAACTGAAGCGTTTTCAGCATCCCTTCTACGACTTCGACGTGCCGGCGATCCTGGGTGATCACGTCACCACCGACTCCGGTACCGGCGCCGTGCATACCGCCCCCGGCCACGGCCAGGAAGACTTTGCGGTCGGCCAGCACTACGGCCTGGAAGTGGCCAATCCGGTCGGCGGCAACGGCGTTTACCTGCCCGACACCGAGCTGTTCGCCGGTCAGCACGTGTTCAAGGCCAACGACGCCGTGGTGGAAGTGCTCAAGGAGCGTGGCGCCCTGCTGCACCACGAAGCCTACACCCATTCCTACCCGCACTGCTGGCGGCACAAGACCCCCATTATTTTCCGGGCCACGCCCCAGTGGTTTATCAGCATGGATCAGGCCGGCCTGCGCGGCCAGGCGCTGTCCGAAATTCAACAGGTACAGTGGGTGCCGGAATGGGGTCAGAACCGTATTGAGTCCATGGTGGAGAATCGCCCGGACTGGTGTATCTCCCGTCAGCGTACCTGGGGCGTGCCCATTGCCCTGTTTGTGCATAAAGACACTCAGGAGCTGCACCCCCGCGCCACCGAGCTGATGGAAGAAGTGGCCAAGCGTGTTGAACAGGCCGGCATTCAGGCTTGGTGGGATCTGGACCCCGCCGAGCTGCTGGGCGAAGAAGCCGATCAGTACGACAAGGTGCTCGACACCCTGGACGTGTGGTTCGACTCCGGCTCCACCCACGCCTCGGTGGTGGACGTGCGTCCCGAATTCCAGGGCCACCCCGCCGACATGTATCTGGAAGGCTCGGATCAGCACCGAGGCTGGTTTATGTCGTCGCTGATGATCTCCACCGCCATGAAGGGTCATGCCCCTTACCGCCAGGTGCTGACCCACGGCTTTACCGTGGACGGCCAGGGCCGCAAGATGTCCAAGTCCATCGGCAACGTGGTCAGCCCTCAGGAAGTGATGAACAAGCTGGGTGCCGACATTCTGCGCCTGTGGGTGGCCAGCACCGACTACTCCGGTGAGATGACGGTGTCCGACGAGATCCTCAAGCGCAGCGCCGACGCCTACCGCCGTATTCGCAATACCGCCCGTTTCCTGCTGGCCAACCTGAGCGGTTTCAATCCGGAAAGCGACATGGTGGCCCCTGAAGACATGGTGGTGATCGACCGTTGGGCCGTCGGCCGCGCCCAGGCCATTCAGCAGGAAATAACCCAGGCCTATGACGAGTACAACTTCCATCAGGTGACCCAGAAACTGATGCAGTTCTGCTCCATCGAGATGGGCTCCTTCTACCTGGACGTGATCAAGGACCGCCAGTACACCGCCAAGGCCGACAGCCAGGCGCGTCGTTCCTGCCAGACCGCCCTCTATCACATTGCGGAAGCCCTGGTACGCTGGATGGCGCCGATCATGAGCTTTACCGCCGACGAGATCTGGGCACTGCTGCCCGGCCAGCGTGAGCGTTTTGTGTTTACCGAAGAGTTTTACGACGGCCTGTTTGGCCTGGCCGAGGGCGAGCAGCTGAGCGATGCCTACTGGGCCGAGTTGCTCAGAGTACGTCAGGCGGTGAACAAGGCGCTGGAAAGCGCCCGGAGCAACAAGGTGATTGGCGGCGCGCTGGAAGCCGACATCACCCTGTATGCCGACGACGCCCTGGCCGGAAAACTGGCGCAACTGGGTGACGAACTGCGCTTTGTGATGCTGACCTCAAAGGTCACCATAGCGCCGCTTTCCGACGCCGCGGACGCCGCCGATACCGAGCTGGCCGGCCTCAAGGTGGGCGTGGCCAGAAGCGAGGCCGAGAAGTGTGGTCGCTGCTGGCACCATGTGGACGATGTGGGCACCATTGAAGGCCATGACGGTATTTGCGGCCGTTGCGTCTCCAACGTGGCCGGAGACGGCGAAGTTCGCCGGTTTGCCTGA
- a CDS encoding PilW family protein has product MLVVRSQQGMTLVEMLISLVAGLLVVAGALSLFSSVIVSGNTTLMLSRLNQDVQAVTDMMVRDIQRAGYHPSAAQGMNGDTSAAFAAEALVFSITDDIYASSGASAPDCIRIKYWDDGEVVQAYRYDSADKELQCRSTSSAGKCDASNDKATNISTLCNSGSNWPRFISESEILVDDLSFELVSGSSATGMRTIRLSLSASHINRPALSVSLQREIKLRNDGY; this is encoded by the coding sequence ATGTTAGTGGTTCGAAGCCAGCAGGGAATGACTTTGGTTGAAATGTTGATCTCGCTGGTGGCCGGTTTGCTGGTGGTGGCCGGAGCCCTGTCGCTGTTTTCCTCGGTGATCGTATCCGGAAATACCACCTTGATGTTGTCGCGGTTGAATCAGGATGTTCAAGCGGTAACCGATATGATGGTGCGAGATATTCAAAGGGCGGGATATCACCCTAGTGCTGCTCAAGGAATGAATGGAGATACTTCGGCGGCATTTGCCGCCGAAGCCCTGGTATTTTCCATCACCGATGATATATACGCTTCCAGCGGCGCCAGTGCGCCGGACTGTATTCGTATTAAATACTGGGATGATGGGGAGGTTGTACAGGCGTACCGTTATGACTCTGCAGATAAAGAGCTGCAGTGCCGAAGTACAAGCTCTGCGGGAAAGTGCGATGCTTCCAATGATAAAGCCACCAATATTTCCACTTTATGTAACTCTGGTAGTAACTGGCCAAGGTTTATATCTGAAAGTGAAATTTTGGTTGATGACCTGAGCTTTGAATTGGTGTCGGGCAGCAGTGCCACCGGCATGCGCACCATTCGGCTTAGTCTAAGCGCGTCCCATATCAACCGGCCGGCGTTGTCAGTGAGCCTGCAACGGGAGATCAAGCTGAGAAATGATGGCTACTAA
- the ribF gene encoding bifunctional riboflavin kinase/FAD synthetase encodes MELIRGIHNIKPWHRGCVLSIGNFDGVHLGHQAVLRGLVEQARRLGVPACVMVFEPQPQELFAGKDAPARLTRLREKYARLAELGIDRLLCVRFTAGFAAQSPDDFIRGLLVNRLGVRFLVVGDDFRFGRNRGGDFKLLTQAGRAFDFEVVSTQSWRMENRRVSSTLIRQALADDRLDEAARMLGRPFSLCGRVAHGAKLGRTIGFPTANVALKRRVIPVSGVYAVRLSVEGRDYAGVANVGHKPTVNGTRALLEVHLFDFAGDLYGKQVDVALCHKLRNEQKFASFALLKEQIQRDAVRARQWFGLAVSEPNGM; translated from the coding sequence ATGGAGCTAATTCGCGGCATTCACAACATCAAACCGTGGCATCGCGGCTGCGTGCTGTCCATCGGCAACTTCGATGGCGTGCACCTGGGGCATCAGGCGGTGCTGCGTGGCCTGGTGGAGCAGGCGCGCCGGCTGGGCGTGCCGGCCTGTGTCATGGTGTTTGAGCCCCAGCCCCAGGAGCTGTTTGCCGGCAAGGATGCGCCGGCCCGGCTGACTCGGTTGCGGGAAAAATATGCCCGGCTGGCCGAACTTGGCATCGACCGCCTGTTGTGTGTGCGCTTTACCGCCGGCTTTGCCGCCCAGAGCCCGGACGACTTTATACGCGGCTTGCTGGTTAACCGGCTGGGGGTGCGCTTTCTGGTGGTGGGCGACGACTTTCGCTTTGGCCGCAACCGGGGCGGCGACTTTAAATTACTGACCCAGGCCGGGCGGGCCTTTGATTTCGAGGTGGTCAGCACTCAAAGCTGGCGCATGGAAAACCGCCGGGTCAGCAGCACCCTGATTCGTCAGGCGCTGGCCGACGATCGCCTGGATGAGGCGGCGCGCATGCTGGGCCGGCCCTTCAGTCTGTGTGGCCGAGTGGCCCACGGCGCCAAGCTGGGCCGCACTATCGGCTTTCCCACTGCCAATGTGGCGCTCAAGCGCCGGGTGATTCCGGTGTCGGGGGTGTACGCGGTGCGGCTGAGCGTGGAAGGGCGAGATTATGCCGGGGTGGCCAATGTCGGCCACAAGCCCACGGTGAACGGCACACGGGCCCTGCTGGAAGTGCACCTGTTTGACTTTGCCGGCGATCTCTACGGTAAACAGGTGGACGTGGCGCTGTGCCACAAGCTGCGAAATGAACAAAAATTCGCTTCCTTTGCGCTGTTGAAGGAGCAGATTCAACGCGATGCCGTCAGGGCCAGACAATGGTTCGGGCTGGCGGTATCAGAACCGAACGGAATGTAG